From a region of the Actinopolymorpha singaporensis genome:
- a CDS encoding thymidine kinase, whose translation MADLVFFTGTMDCGKSTLALQLDHNARQRGLAGRLFTCHDRAGAATLSSRLGLTVPAVEVRPHLDLQQYVVAEMTAGARIDYLICDEAQFYSAAQIEQLGRVVDELSVEVYAFGILTDFRTRLFEGSQRLVELADRLESLQVQALCWCGRRGTHNARTVAGVMVTEGEQVVVGDTDEGATLEIGYEVLCRRHHRRRVTAHAAGAGSPSPDVLPFGASA comes from the coding sequence GTGGCCGACCTCGTCTTCTTCACCGGAACCATGGACTGCGGCAAGTCGACGCTTGCCCTGCAGCTGGACCACAACGCCCGGCAACGCGGCCTCGCGGGACGGCTGTTCACCTGCCACGACCGGGCCGGCGCGGCTACCCTGTCCAGCCGGCTGGGACTCACCGTGCCCGCCGTGGAGGTACGCCCGCACCTCGACCTCCAGCAGTACGTCGTCGCCGAGATGACCGCGGGAGCGCGTATCGACTACCTCATCTGCGACGAGGCGCAGTTCTACTCCGCTGCGCAGATAGAGCAGCTCGGGCGGGTCGTGGACGAGCTGAGCGTCGAGGTCTACGCGTTCGGCATCCTCACCGACTTCCGCACCCGGCTGTTCGAGGGCAGCCAGCGGCTGGTCGAACTCGCCGACCGGTTGGAGTCGCTGCAGGTGCAGGCCCTGTGCTGGTGCGGTCGCCGCGGCACCCACAACGCCCGGACGGTGGCCGGAGTGATGGTCACCGAGGGGGAGCAGGTCGTGGTCGGCGACACCGACGAGGGAGCCACCCTGGAGATCGGGTACGAGGTGCTGTGCCGGCGCCACCATCGCCGGCGGGTCACCGCGCACGCCGCGGGAGCCGGATCGCCGTCGCCGGACGTCCTGCCGTTCGGCGCGTCCGCCTGA
- a CDS encoding M20/M25/M40 family metallo-hydrolase translates to MDEANTNATEQHVDTSPAHRPEEGVEDLCARLIRFDTTNRGPGDSAGEREAAEYVAGVLTDAGLSPTLLESAPRRANVVVRIPGTDPAAEAVLVHAHLDVVPADPAEWSVPPFSGEIRDGLVWGRGAVDMKDMCAMVLAVVRSWSAAGLRPRRDVVVAFVADEEAHGDYGASWLVDEHPDLFAGCAIGISESGGHSFDVDGVRLYPVAAAERGTIHLRLTARGRAGHGSRPNPDNAVVRLAHALARIAAYEWPVRLTPTVRAYLERTGAALGVDVDLADVDATIDRLGKAGALAAATVRATATPTMLDAGYKINVIPGTAHANIDGRALPGTEQEFLDTIDELLGPHVEREILDYTEAVSAPIDSPWFEAMAAALRTQDPDAVVVPYCMGGGTDAKSFARLGIAGYGFSPLRLPADFPLRGLAHGVDERVPVDGLRFGARVLDHFLRTV, encoded by the coding sequence ATCGACGAGGCCAACACCAACGCGACCGAGCAGCACGTCGACACTTCGCCGGCCCACCGGCCGGAGGAGGGCGTGGAGGACCTGTGCGCCCGGCTGATCCGCTTCGACACCACAAACCGGGGGCCCGGGGATTCGGCGGGTGAGCGCGAGGCCGCCGAGTACGTCGCGGGCGTGCTCACCGACGCGGGCCTGTCCCCCACACTGCTGGAGTCCGCGCCCCGGCGGGCCAACGTCGTGGTCCGCATCCCCGGCACCGACCCGGCGGCGGAGGCAGTGCTGGTCCACGCCCACCTCGATGTCGTACCCGCGGATCCGGCCGAGTGGTCGGTGCCGCCGTTCTCCGGTGAGATTCGCGACGGCCTGGTGTGGGGCCGCGGCGCGGTCGACATGAAGGACATGTGCGCGATGGTGCTCGCCGTGGTGCGGTCGTGGTCCGCGGCCGGTCTGCGGCCGCGGCGCGACGTCGTGGTGGCGTTCGTCGCCGACGAGGAGGCGCACGGCGACTACGGCGCGAGCTGGCTGGTCGACGAGCACCCGGACCTGTTCGCCGGCTGCGCCATCGGGATCAGCGAGTCCGGCGGGCACTCCTTCGACGTGGACGGCGTGCGCCTGTATCCGGTTGCCGCCGCCGAGCGCGGCACCATCCACCTGCGGCTCACTGCCCGCGGGCGGGCCGGTCACGGCTCCCGCCCCAATCCCGACAACGCCGTCGTCCGGCTGGCGCACGCGCTCGCCCGGATCGCGGCGTACGAGTGGCCGGTCCGGCTCACCCCGACCGTGCGGGCCTACCTCGAACGCACCGGCGCGGCGCTGGGCGTCGACGTCGACCTGGCCGACGTCGACGCCACGATCGACCGGCTGGGCAAGGCCGGGGCGCTCGCCGCCGCGACGGTCCGGGCGACGGCGACGCCGACGATGCTGGACGCGGGCTACAAGATCAACGTCATCCCCGGCACCGCGCACGCCAACATCGACGGCCGCGCGCTCCCGGGCACCGAGCAGGAGTTCCTGGACACCATCGACGAGCTCCTCGGGCCCCACGTCGAGCGGGAGATCCTGGACTACACCGAGGCAGTGTCCGCGCCGATCGACTCGCCGTGGTTCGAGGCGATGGCCGCAGCGTTGCGTACGCAGGACCCCGACGCCGTGGTGGTGCCGTACTGCATGGGCGGCGGCACCGACGCCAAGTCGTTCGCCCGGCTCGGCATCGCGGGCTACGGCTTCTCCCCGCTGCGGCTGCCGGCCGACTTCCCGCTCCGGGGCCTGGCGCACGGGGTCGACGAGCGGGTGCCGGTGGACGGTCTGCGGTTCGGGGCGCGGGTGCTGGACCACTTCCTGCGTACGGTCTGA
- a CDS encoding S66 peptidase family protein gives MPTSAFPRPVGWCRLRPGDRAVVVAPSGPLVPEYLDKGLAVLSSWGLEVEVAPHARDRHPTFDYLAGADADRAGDLTRAWCDPGVAAIFCARGGYGALRILDLLDWDAITAASPKVFTGSSDVTALHQVIGSRLGIPTVFGAMVGTASFVDDPAAQENLRRLLFEPDAGLVLSGPLAQPMVPGRARGRTVGGNLSLVVSGRGVPDVAPPPPGSIVLLEDVTEEPYRIDHFVTHLLRAGYFEGVAGIALGSWVESGDLETVRAVLADRLGGLGVPVIWELGFGHCPAQLSVPLGAEVELVADPGSGVAQLNLTEALG, from the coding sequence ATGCCGACATCCGCGTTCCCCCGTCCGGTCGGGTGGTGCCGGCTGCGTCCCGGTGATCGGGCGGTGGTGGTGGCGCCGTCCGGACCGCTGGTACCGGAGTATCTGGACAAGGGCCTCGCCGTCCTCAGCTCCTGGGGCCTGGAGGTCGAGGTCGCCCCGCACGCCCGCGACCGGCACCCGACCTTCGACTACCTCGCCGGTGCCGACGCCGACCGGGCCGGTGACCTGACCCGTGCCTGGTGCGACCCGGGCGTGGCCGCGATCTTCTGCGCCCGCGGCGGGTACGGCGCGCTCCGTATCCTCGACCTGCTCGACTGGGACGCGATCACCGCCGCCTCGCCGAAGGTGTTCACCGGCTCCAGCGACGTCACCGCGCTGCACCAGGTGATCGGCTCCCGGCTCGGCATACCAACGGTGTTCGGGGCGATGGTGGGGACAGCGTCGTTCGTGGACGACCCGGCGGCCCAGGAGAACCTCCGCCGGCTGCTGTTCGAGCCGGATGCCGGCCTGGTGCTGTCCGGCCCGCTGGCGCAGCCCATGGTGCCCGGCCGGGCACGCGGGCGCACCGTCGGCGGCAACCTCAGCCTGGTCGTCTCCGGACGCGGAGTGCCCGACGTCGCGCCGCCACCGCCGGGGTCGATCGTCCTGCTCGAGGACGTCACCGAGGAGCCGTACCGCATCGACCACTTCGTGACCCACCTGCTGCGTGCGGGGTACTTCGAGGGAGTGGCCGGGATCGCGCTGGGCTCGTGGGTGGAGTCCGGCGACCTGGAGACGGTGCGGGCGGTGCTCGCCGACCGGCTCGGCGGGCTCGGCGTACCCGTCATCTGGGAGCTCGGTTTCGGGCACTGCCCGGCACAGCTCTCGGTCCCGCTCGGTGCGGAGGTGGAGCTGGTCGCCGACCCCGGGAGCGGGGTGGCGCAGTTGAACCTCACCGAGGCCCTGGGCTGA
- a CDS encoding sulfurtransferase, with product MSPILSVPDLATWLAGDHPPVVLDVRWTLTGPPAREVYQAGHVPGARYVDFDTVLSGPADPAGGGRHPLPAPEVFAAAMRDLGVRTDTDVVVYGAPDGFGAARAWWCLRYFGHRSVRVLDGGFAAWVRAGQPVETGEPAAMEAAGDFVARPGGMPALGADEAARLARSGLLLDARAGERYRGETEPVDPVGGHIPGALSAPTAANLDADSRFLDPARLRERFAALGIESPADGLPGDDVSGDHAAPVAVDPAEGGCGVGTYCGSGVSAAQQVLALELAGVRAGLYVGSWSDWVSDRQRPVATGPDRG from the coding sequence ATGAGTCCGATCCTCTCCGTGCCGGACCTGGCCACCTGGCTTGCCGGTGACCACCCGCCCGTCGTCCTCGACGTCCGGTGGACGTTGACCGGCCCACCGGCCCGCGAGGTCTACCAGGCCGGGCACGTGCCCGGTGCGCGCTATGTCGACTTCGACACCGTGCTGTCCGGGCCCGCCGACCCCGCCGGCGGTGGGCGGCACCCCCTGCCCGCCCCGGAGGTGTTCGCCGCGGCGATGCGTGACCTCGGCGTACGCACCGACACCGACGTGGTGGTGTACGGCGCACCCGACGGCTTCGGCGCCGCGCGCGCCTGGTGGTGCCTGCGGTACTTCGGGCACCGCTCGGTACGCGTGCTCGACGGCGGGTTCGCCGCCTGGGTGCGGGCTGGTCAGCCGGTCGAGACGGGGGAGCCGGCTGCCATGGAGGCGGCGGGTGACTTCGTTGCCCGGCCCGGTGGCATGCCGGCGCTCGGCGCGGACGAGGCGGCCCGGCTGGCCCGGTCCGGCCTGCTGCTCGACGCCCGGGCGGGCGAGCGCTACCGCGGCGAGACCGAGCCCGTCGACCCCGTGGGTGGCCACATCCCCGGTGCGCTGAGCGCTCCCACCGCGGCGAACCTCGACGCCGACAGCCGGTTCCTGGACCCCGCCCGACTACGGGAGCGGTTCGCGGCCCTCGGGATCGAGTCGCCGGCGGACGGCCTGCCAGGCGACGACGTGTCCGGGGACCACGCGGCGCCGGTTGCGGTGGACCCGGCCGAGGGCGGATGCGGCGTGGGCACCTACTGCGGTTCCGGAGTGAGTGCGGCGCAGCAGGTGCTCGCGCTGGAGCTGGCCGGCGTACGCGCCGGGTTGTACGTCGGCTCCTGGTCAGACTGGGTGTCCGACCGTCAGCGGCCGGTGGCCACCGGCCCGGACCGGGGCTGA
- the sepH gene encoding septation protein SepH → MRDVRLVHLSDDGTHLLLTHEGSGEEFALKIDDRLRGAVVSDRARQGSAPLEKQSRLRPKEIQARLRAGESSESVAAAAEVPIERILRYAGPVLAEREYTAGQARRCALRRNGREGPAQILDEAVGSRLDALGVGRDHATWDAWRTPEGRWAVTVTFTFEGEEHRAKFSYDPLGRVVVTSDAKARALVGEAPMDSIVPPPAAPAPSEPAAERQSREAHRLRLAPPPDDARPDTEDTIDLSHSIGRQVAAGQGPRVVPAPSARGTANEPDDLAPDEVPDLNEAPDTEQAAASAPADELPPPPAPAASDGRARDSEVEVVPEPEAVAEPEVSAESEPAVEKEQPAPEQPARRRAAEARRRRARAAGGKGKGRSAVPSWDDILFGGGRGSE, encoded by the coding sequence GTGCGCGACGTCAGGCTGGTACACCTCAGCGACGACGGCACCCATCTGCTCCTGACTCACGAGGGCTCGGGGGAGGAGTTCGCACTCAAGATCGACGACCGGCTCCGCGGAGCCGTGGTGAGCGATCGGGCGCGGCAGGGTTCGGCCCCCCTGGAGAAGCAGAGCCGGCTCCGACCCAAGGAGATCCAGGCGCGGCTGCGTGCCGGTGAGTCGTCGGAGTCCGTCGCCGCGGCCGCCGAGGTGCCGATCGAGCGGATCCTGCGCTACGCCGGTCCCGTGCTTGCCGAACGCGAGTACACCGCCGGACAGGCCCGCCGCTGCGCCCTTCGCCGTAACGGCCGCGAGGGACCGGCGCAGATCCTCGACGAGGCGGTCGGCAGCCGGCTGGACGCGCTCGGCGTCGGTCGCGACCACGCCACGTGGGACGCCTGGCGCACTCCCGAGGGGCGCTGGGCGGTCACGGTCACCTTCACGTTCGAGGGCGAGGAGCACCGCGCGAAGTTCAGCTATGACCCACTCGGCCGGGTCGTCGTCACCTCCGACGCCAAGGCGCGTGCCCTGGTGGGTGAGGCGCCGATGGACAGCATCGTCCCTCCGCCCGCCGCGCCGGCCCCGTCCGAGCCCGCGGCCGAACGGCAGTCGCGTGAGGCGCACCGGCTGCGGCTCGCTCCGCCGCCGGACGACGCCAGGCCGGACACAGAGGACACCATCGACCTCTCACACAGCATCGGCCGCCAGGTCGCCGCCGGGCAGGGCCCGCGTGTGGTGCCGGCGCCGAGTGCCCGCGGTACCGCGAACGAACCCGACGACCTCGCGCCGGACGAGGTTCCCGACCTGAACGAAGCACCGGACACCGAGCAGGCGGCAGCGTCCGCGCCGGCGGACGAACTCCCGCCGCCCCCGGCACCGGCCGCCTCGGACGGGCGGGCCCGCGATTCCGAAGTCGAGGTCGTCCCCGAACCCGAAGCTGTCGCCGAGCCCGAGGTATCTGCCGAGAGCGAGCCGGCCGTGGAGAAGGAGCAGCCCGCGCCGGAGCAGCCTGCTCGTCGGCGGGCGGCGGAGGCCCGGCGCCGCCGGGCACGAGCGGCCGGCGGCAAGGGCAAGGGCCGCAGCGCTGTACCCAGCTGGGACGACATCCTCTTCGGCGGCGGCCGCGGTTCGGAGTAG
- a CDS encoding MFS transporter: protein MFSPYRTILGHPGSLAFSLTGWFARLPLSMVGLGLVLLVSATTGSYGLAGTISASYVIAAAVLAPVQARLVDRHGQHLVLPLIAALNAVALGGLIVAVRAGVASPLPQALAAVAGASGPLVGSYVRARWTHLLEGKPELHTAFALEALLDEVVFMVGPPLVTLLATTVSPVAGLVTAIVAGVVGACLLAAQRRTQPPVHRPGSGQQVKPPLGWPVLGPVVVACAGLGALFGSAEVVVVAVASDAGHRSASGLLLAGWATGSMLSALALGAMRLRMPPMKRFRLGAASIAATMLPLPFIGHLGVLGVVLFLAGFAISPTLVASMAVVQRTVPPARLNEGMAWTTTGMAAGVAAGAAVAGQVVDAAGGRAGFYVPLTAGVVTVLVAFVARAPRRGAPADVTEPVELTTT, encoded by the coding sequence ATGTTCAGCCCCTACCGCACGATCCTCGGCCATCCCGGGAGCCTGGCCTTCTCCCTCACCGGCTGGTTCGCCCGACTTCCGCTGTCGATGGTTGGGCTCGGTCTGGTCCTGCTCGTGTCGGCCACCACCGGCTCCTACGGCCTGGCCGGCACGATCTCCGCGTCCTATGTCATCGCGGCGGCGGTGCTGGCCCCGGTGCAGGCCCGCCTGGTCGACCGCCACGGGCAGCACCTCGTCCTTCCCCTGATCGCGGCGCTCAACGCGGTCGCGCTGGGAGGCCTGATCGTCGCAGTACGGGCCGGAGTGGCGTCCCCGCTCCCCCAGGCGCTGGCGGCGGTCGCCGGAGCGTCCGGCCCGCTGGTCGGTTCCTACGTCCGCGCCCGGTGGACCCATCTGCTCGAGGGCAAGCCGGAGTTGCACACGGCGTTCGCGCTGGAGGCACTGCTGGACGAGGTCGTCTTCATGGTCGGCCCGCCGCTGGTGACCCTGCTGGCCACCACGGTGAGCCCGGTCGCGGGACTGGTGACGGCCATCGTCGCGGGCGTGGTCGGCGCCTGCCTGCTGGCCGCACAGCGGCGTACCCAGCCGCCGGTCCACCGTCCCGGCAGCGGGCAACAGGTGAAGCCACCGCTCGGCTGGCCGGTGCTCGGTCCCGTCGTCGTGGCGTGCGCGGGTCTCGGCGCGCTGTTCGGCAGCGCCGAGGTCGTGGTCGTCGCGGTCGCCTCCGACGCGGGTCACCGGTCCGCGTCCGGTCTTCTGCTGGCCGGCTGGGCCACGGGGAGCATGCTGTCGGCGCTGGCGCTGGGAGCGATGCGGCTGCGGATGCCGCCGATGAAGCGGTTCCGGCTCGGCGCCGCGTCGATCGCCGCGACGATGCTGCCGCTGCCGTTCATCGGTCACCTCGGCGTGCTCGGCGTCGTCCTCTTCCTGGCCGGGTTCGCGATCTCGCCCACGCTGGTGGCGAGCATGGCGGTCGTGCAGCGCACCGTCCCGCCGGCCCGGCTCAACGAGGGCATGGCCTGGACCACCACCGGGATGGCCGCGGGTGTGGCGGCCGGTGCCGCTGTCGCGGGTCAGGTCGTCGACGCCGCGGGTGGACGCGCGGGCTTCTACGTCCCCCTCACCGCCGGAGTCGTCACCGTGCTCGTCGCGTTCGTGGCCAGGGCGCCGCGACGAGGTGCGCCCGCCGATGTCACCGAGCCCGTCGAGCTGACCACGACGTGA
- a CDS encoding ferrochelatase — MRAVPIDAVLLVSFGGPEKPDDVVPFLENVTRGRGIPRERLAEVGQHYFLFGGRSPINDQCRALKAAMEEDLRDRGPDLPVYWGNRNWDPYLSDTLARMRSAGVRRAACLFTSAYASYSGCRQYRENLADALTDIGEGAPELVRLPHYFNRPGFVAPFVDGTADALRSLPAGSRIVFVTHSVPEAMNAASGPEGGRYVAEHRDVATTVATEVAGRTGREVGWDLVYCSRSGPPSQPWLEPDVNDHLAALADRGVPGVAVVPIGFVSDHMEVLYDLDTEARATAGRLGVAFTRVATPGVDPRFVRMVGDLVREQVAADKDDERGGGTELTGSLGPTWGNCPAGCCRNPRGDRPAACDAG, encoded by the coding sequence ATGCGAGCCGTCCCGATCGATGCCGTTCTGCTGGTCTCGTTCGGCGGACCGGAGAAACCGGACGACGTCGTGCCATTCCTCGAGAACGTCACCCGCGGGCGGGGCATTCCTCGCGAACGCCTCGCCGAGGTGGGCCAGCACTACTTCCTTTTCGGCGGCCGCAGCCCGATCAACGACCAGTGCCGGGCGCTGAAGGCCGCGATGGAGGAGGACCTGCGGGATCGCGGCCCGGACCTCCCGGTCTACTGGGGAAACCGCAACTGGGACCCCTACCTGTCCGACACGCTCGCGCGGATGCGCTCGGCCGGGGTCCGGCGGGCGGCCTGCCTGTTCACCAGTGCGTACGCGTCCTACTCGGGGTGCCGGCAGTACCGCGAGAACCTCGCCGACGCACTGACCGACATCGGCGAGGGCGCCCCCGAGCTCGTCCGGCTGCCGCACTACTTCAATCGTCCCGGTTTCGTCGCTCCCTTCGTGGACGGGACGGCCGACGCGCTGCGGAGCCTGCCGGCCGGGTCGCGGATCGTCTTCGTCACCCACTCGGTGCCCGAGGCGATGAACGCCGCCAGCGGGCCCGAGGGCGGCCGCTACGTCGCCGAACACCGTGACGTCGCGACCACCGTGGCCACCGAGGTGGCCGGCCGGACCGGCCGGGAGGTCGGCTGGGACCTCGTCTACTGCAGCCGGTCCGGTCCGCCGAGCCAGCCGTGGCTGGAGCCGGACGTCAACGACCACCTCGCGGCGCTGGCCGATCGAGGAGTGCCGGGCGTTGCGGTGGTGCCGATCGGTTTCGTCTCCGATCACATGGAAGTGCTGTACGACCTGGACACCGAGGCCCGGGCCACCGCCGGCCGGCTCGGGGTGGCTTTCACCCGGGTGGCCACGCCGGGGGTCGACCCGAGGTTCGTTCGCATGGTCGGCGACCTCGTCCGGGAGCAGGTCGCCGCGGACAAGGATGACGAACGCGGCGGGGGCACCGAGCTGACGGGTTCTCTGGGGCCCACCTGGGGCAACTGCCCAGCCGGGTGCTGCCGCAACCCGCGCGGTGACCGCCCGGCCGCCTGCGACGCCGGCTGA
- a CDS encoding prolyl oligopeptidase family serine peptidase: MTAETATPFHDLDTYVALRRLAGLWLAPDGSRLVAAAQQLSPDRKKYVTSLWQVDPSGARPARRLTRGTTGESGAAFLPDGSLLFVAKRPHEEWPEPPESSRSEESEVPADTDSAEASAGDGDGANDADKPALWVLPAGGGEARRVLARPGGIGGVMVAREAGTLVFTAPTLPGTKSADDDRERRKARADASVSAILHESYPVRYWDHDLGPDELRLFAADAFDVDEGRPRPRDLSPEPGRALDEGSADVSADGRTVVSTWKVATRQGDHRVDLAAFDTATGERRVLATDPDHDHEGPRISPDGRWVVCSRERRSTTEAAPDVTLWLVPLNGGEARDLTPELDLWPREPRWSPDGHTIYFTADERGHCPVFAVDVATGCMRRLTASGAYAALEPAPDGRSLYALRNAVDAPPSIVRLAVGAVDQEAERLRGPEATPELPGRLTEVTATAQDGSDLRAWLVLPDGASAQQPAPLLLWIHGGPLSSWNTWSWRWNPWLMAARGYAVLLPDPALSTGYGQEFVDRGWGRWGAEPFTDLMAVTDAALEVPEIDADRTAAMGGSFGGYMANWVAGHTDRFKAIVTHASLWALDQFGPTTDVASYWFRELTPERALANSPHLSAEQITTPMLVIHGDRDYRVPIGEGLRLWWELNRLHDGDPAELPHRFLYFPDENHWVLSPHHAKVWYSTVFAFLSWHVEGAGWERPELV, encoded by the coding sequence ATGACTGCGGAGACGGCCACCCCCTTCCACGATCTCGACACATACGTAGCGTTGCGGCGCCTCGCCGGTCTGTGGCTGGCGCCGGACGGCAGCCGCCTGGTGGCCGCCGCCCAGCAGCTCTCACCCGACCGCAAGAAGTACGTCACGTCGTTGTGGCAGGTCGACCCGTCCGGTGCGCGCCCGGCGCGCCGGCTCACCCGCGGCACCACCGGCGAGAGCGGTGCGGCGTTCCTGCCCGACGGCTCGCTGCTGTTCGTGGCCAAACGACCCCACGAGGAGTGGCCGGAGCCGCCGGAGTCCTCGCGGTCCGAGGAGTCCGAGGTGCCCGCCGACACCGACTCGGCGGAGGCGTCCGCCGGTGACGGTGACGGCGCGAACGACGCCGACAAGCCCGCCCTGTGGGTGCTGCCCGCCGGAGGCGGCGAGGCGCGTCGGGTGCTGGCCCGGCCGGGTGGGATCGGCGGAGTCATGGTGGCGCGGGAGGCGGGCACGCTCGTGTTCACCGCACCCACCCTTCCCGGCACCAAGTCCGCCGACGACGACCGTGAGCGCCGCAAGGCCCGCGCCGACGCGTCGGTGTCGGCGATCCTGCACGAGAGCTACCCCGTTCGTTACTGGGACCACGACCTCGGCCCGGACGAGCTCCGCCTTTTCGCCGCCGACGCGTTCGACGTCGACGAGGGCCGGCCGCGGCCCCGCGATCTCAGCCCCGAGCCCGGCCGCGCGCTGGACGAAGGCTCGGCCGACGTCAGCGCTGACGGGCGCACCGTCGTCAGCACGTGGAAGGTCGCGACCCGCCAGGGCGACCACCGCGTCGACCTGGCGGCGTTCGACACCGCGACCGGAGAGCGCCGGGTGCTGGCCACCGACCCCGACCACGACCACGAGGGCCCCCGAATCTCACCGGACGGCCGTTGGGTGGTGTGTTCGCGCGAGCGCCGTAGCACCACCGAAGCCGCGCCCGACGTCACGTTGTGGCTGGTCCCGCTGAACGGCGGTGAGGCGCGGGACCTCACCCCCGAGCTCGATCTGTGGCCGCGCGAGCCCCGCTGGTCCCCGGACGGGCACACCATCTACTTCACCGCGGACGAACGCGGCCACTGCCCGGTCTTCGCCGTGGACGTCGCCACCGGCTGCATGCGCCGGCTCACCGCGTCCGGCGCCTATGCCGCACTCGAGCCGGCGCCCGACGGCCGTTCCCTCTACGCGCTGCGCAACGCCGTGGACGCGCCGCCGTCGATCGTCCGGCTCGCGGTCGGCGCCGTCGACCAGGAGGCGGAGCGACTGCGCGGCCCGGAAGCGACCCCCGAACTCCCGGGACGGCTCACCGAGGTGACCGCGACCGCCCAGGACGGCTCGGACCTGCGGGCCTGGCTGGTGCTTCCCGACGGCGCTTCCGCGCAGCAGCCGGCACCGCTGCTGCTGTGGATCCACGGTGGTCCGCTGTCGTCGTGGAACACCTGGAGCTGGCGATGGAACCCATGGCTGATGGCCGCCCGCGGGTACGCCGTCCTGCTGCCCGATCCGGCGCTGTCCACCGGGTACGGCCAGGAGTTCGTCGACCGGGGGTGGGGCCGTTGGGGTGCCGAGCCGTTCACCGACCTGATGGCGGTGACCGACGCCGCCCTCGAGGTGCCCGAGATCGACGCCGACCGGACGGCGGCGATGGGTGGTTCGTTCGGCGGCTACATGGCCAACTGGGTGGCCGGGCACACCGACCGGTTCAAGGCGATCGTGACGCACGCCAGCCTGTGGGCCCTGGACCAGTTCGGTCCGACGACGGACGTGGCGTCCTACTGGTTCCGCGAGCTCACTCCCGAGCGCGCCCTCGCCAACTCACCGCACCTGTCCGCGGAGCAGATCACCACGCCGATGCTGGTGATCCACGGTGACCGCGACTACCGAGTGCCGATCGGGGAGGGCCTGCGGCTTTGGTGGGAGCTCAACCGCCTGCACGACGGCGACCCGGCCGAGCTGCCGCACCGCTTCCTCTACTTCCCCGACGAGAACCACTGGGTGCTCTCACCGCACCACGCGAAGGTGTGGTACTCCACGGTGTTCGCTTTCCTCTCCTGGCACGTCGAGGGGGCGGGCTGGGAACGCCCGGAGCTGGTGTGA
- a CDS encoding inositol monophosphatase family protein, with the protein MSAETTGDPAALLDLAARTAREAGELLLARRLTDEVSVAHTKSTPTDIVTAMDTASEALIRDRLRVARPDDTILGEEGGSVPGGSGVRWLVDPLDGTVNYLYGLPAYAVSIAAEVAGEVVAGAVFCPPAGELWTAVRGSGAWLNDQAVRAGDVSELDRALVGTGFWYDSGLRARQAELLRHVLPRVRDVRRIGSAALDLCSVACGRLDAYYETGLHPWDWSAGLLVAREAGARVGGLPGEAASRRLAIAAAPGVFDELRSLVVTHGADVVGSPVVAVRGASSSGGC; encoded by the coding sequence GTGAGCGCGGAAACGACCGGCGATCCCGCGGCGCTGCTCGACCTCGCGGCACGGACGGCGCGCGAGGCGGGCGAGCTGCTTCTCGCGCGGCGGCTGACCGACGAGGTGAGCGTCGCGCACACCAAGTCGACGCCGACGGACATCGTCACCGCGATGGACACGGCGTCGGAGGCGCTGATCCGTGACCGGCTCCGTGTCGCGCGCCCGGACGACACCATCCTCGGCGAGGAGGGCGGCAGTGTCCCTGGCGGATCCGGGGTCAGGTGGCTGGTCGACCCGCTCGACGGCACCGTCAACTACCTGTACGGCCTGCCGGCGTACGCCGTGAGCATCGCCGCGGAGGTCGCCGGCGAGGTGGTGGCCGGTGCCGTGTTCTGTCCGCCCGCCGGGGAGTTGTGGACGGCGGTGCGGGGTTCCGGCGCCTGGCTGAACGACCAGGCGGTGCGGGCCGGCGACGTGTCCGAGCTCGACCGTGCGCTGGTCGGGACGGGCTTCTGGTACGACTCCGGCCTGCGCGCCCGGCAGGCCGAGCTGTTGCGGCACGTCCTGCCCCGCGTGCGCGACGTCCGCAGGATCGGGTCGGCGGCGCTGGACCTGTGCTCGGTGGCCTGCGGCCGACTCGACGCCTACTACGAGACCGGATTGCATCCATGGGACTGGTCGGCAGGTCTGCTGGTGGCCCGGGAGGCCGGCGCCCGGGTCGGTGGCCTGCCGGGGGAGGCCGCGAGCCGCCGGCTGGCGATCGCCGCAGCGCCGGGTGTCTTCGACGAGCTGCGGTCGCTGGTGGTGACCCACGGGGCGGACGTCGTGGGGAGCCCGGTGGTGGCCGTCCGCGGCGCGAGCAGTTCGGGCGGCTGCTAG